In the genome of Bradyrhizobium arachidis, one region contains:
- a CDS encoding acetyl/propionyl/methylcrotonyl-CoA carboxylase subunit alpha gives MDRTKLYRRFRTLLIANRGEIACRVIRTARAMGLRTVAVYSEADRDAMHVALADEAVLLGPARARDSYLNVERLIEAAKKTGAEAVHPGYGFLSENAEFAQACFDAGLVFVGPTAEMMTAMGSKSGSKALMEKAGVPLVPGYHGDAQDDATLAKAAEKVGFPVLVKASAGGGGRGMRIVRSAAELGPAIVSAKREALAAFGDDRMLIEKYVDNPRHIEVQIIGDSQGNLLSLFERECTLQRRHQKVIEEAPSPTLNAAQRETVCAAARKAAAAVNYVGAGTIEFVSDGKDVFFIEMNTRLQVEHPVTELITGIDLVEWQLRVAFGEALPLKQDEIKLNGHAVEARVYAENPTKNFMPSVGRISTWRLPDETGGLRIDAGYREGDTVSPYYDAMLAKMIAWAPTRDVAIERLNRGLEESDVRGIVTNIPFLSALMTHPKVRTNAIDTGFIERELAVLTTAAPAPGELELCAAIAAVVNGERQAARAEAGSPWQTFGWQPVGRRQRSFAFRVGHGPEQKIALNYGSGPSTLVIGERELAFAIAPKDGGFDLTLDGVKSSVAAVIDGHELYLRTRNGRFDLHWVDPFGGESEEHVGEDKIAAPLPGTVVAVLAEEGAKLDKGAPILTLEVMKMEQTLRAPYAGVLKSIKCKVGDIVQEGVELAVVEPSGE, from the coding sequence ATGGACCGTACAAAACTCTACCGGCGTTTTCGCACCCTCCTGATCGCCAACCGCGGCGAGATCGCCTGCCGCGTCATCCGTACCGCGCGCGCCATGGGCCTGCGCACGGTCGCGGTCTATTCCGAGGCCGACCGCGACGCCATGCATGTCGCGCTCGCGGATGAGGCCGTGCTGCTCGGGCCGGCACGTGCCCGCGACAGCTATCTCAATGTCGAGCGGCTGATCGAGGCCGCGAAGAAGACCGGCGCCGAGGCCGTGCATCCCGGCTACGGCTTCCTGTCGGAGAATGCCGAGTTCGCGCAGGCCTGCTTCGACGCGGGCCTCGTCTTCGTCGGCCCGACCGCCGAGATGATGACGGCGATGGGCTCGAAGTCCGGCTCGAAAGCGCTGATGGAGAAAGCGGGCGTGCCGCTGGTGCCCGGCTATCATGGCGATGCGCAGGATGATGCGACCCTGGCGAAGGCGGCCGAGAAGGTCGGCTTCCCGGTTCTCGTGAAGGCTTCAGCCGGCGGCGGCGGGCGCGGCATGCGCATCGTGCGCTCGGCGGCCGAGCTTGGCCCCGCGATCGTCAGCGCCAAACGCGAGGCCCTGGCCGCGTTCGGCGACGACCGCATGCTGATCGAGAAGTATGTCGACAATCCCCGGCATATCGAGGTGCAGATCATCGGCGACAGCCAGGGCAATCTGCTCTCGCTGTTCGAGCGTGAATGCACGCTGCAGCGCCGGCACCAGAAGGTGATCGAGGAGGCGCCGTCGCCGACGCTCAATGCCGCCCAGCGCGAAACGGTCTGTGCGGCTGCGCGAAAGGCGGCGGCCGCGGTGAACTATGTCGGCGCCGGCACCATCGAGTTCGTCTCCGACGGCAAGGACGTGTTCTTCATCGAGATGAACACGCGCCTCCAGGTCGAGCATCCCGTGACCGAGCTGATCACGGGCATCGACCTTGTCGAGTGGCAGCTGCGTGTCGCTTTCGGCGAAGCGCTGCCGCTCAAGCAGGACGAGATCAAGCTCAACGGCCATGCCGTCGAGGCGCGCGTCTACGCGGAAAATCCGACCAAGAACTTCATGCCCTCGGTCGGGCGGATTTCCACGTGGCGCCTGCCTGACGAGACCGGCGGCCTGCGCATCGATGCCGGCTATCGCGAGGGCGATACGGTCTCGCCGTATTATGACGCCATGCTTGCCAAGATGATCGCGTGGGCGCCGACGCGGGATGTTGCGATCGAGCGGTTGAACCGCGGGCTGGAGGAGTCCGACGTCCGCGGCATCGTCACCAATATCCCGTTCCTGTCGGCACTGATGACGCATCCGAAGGTGCGAACCAATGCGATCGACACCGGCTTCATCGAGCGCGAGCTGGCGGTGCTGACGACCGCAGCGCCGGCGCCGGGCGAACTCGAGCTCTGCGCCGCGATCGCCGCGGTCGTCAACGGGGAGCGGCAGGCTGCGCGGGCCGAGGCGGGGTCTCCTTGGCAGACCTTTGGCTGGCAGCCGGTTGGCCGGCGCCAGCGCAGCTTTGCCTTCCGCGTGGGACATGGTCCGGAGCAGAAGATCGCGCTGAACTATGGCAGCGGGCCGTCGACGCTGGTGATCGGCGAGCGCGAGCTGGCGTTTGCGATCGCGCCGAAGGATGGCGGCTTCGACCTGACGCTGGACGGCGTCAAATCCTCCGTCGCCGCCGTGATCGACGGCCACGAGCTTTACTTGCGCACGCGCAACGGCCGCTTCGATTTGCACTGGGTCGATCCGTTCGGTGGCGAGAGCGAGGAGCATGTCGGTGAGGACAAGATCGCCGCGCCCTTGCCGGGCACGGTCGTTGCCGTGCTGGCCGAAGAGGGAGCAAAACTCGACAAGGGCGCGCCGATCCTGACGCTCGAAGTGATGAAGATGGAGCAGACGCTGCGGGCGCCCTATGCCGGCGTGCTGAAGTCGATCAAATGCAAGGTCGGCGACATCGTGCAGGAGGGCGTCGAGCTTGCCGTGGTCGAACCTTCAGGGGAATGA
- a CDS encoding hydroxymethylglutaryl-CoA lyase translates to MSDPVRIIEMGPRDGLQNEKTPVSVEARIAFIEALVAAGLDTVEVGAFVSPKAIPQMASSDAVLRGVAHVKGAEFHVLVPNEKGYDAARAAGAKVVSVFAAASEGFSRANINCTVAESIERFKPVLARAKADGVPVRGYISCVLGCPFDGEIKPKAVADLAKALWDLGCYEISLGDTIGVGTPAKAKEMLRAVSANIPPAKLAMHFHDTYGQALANLYAGLEEGVRVIDAAAGGLGGCPYAPGATGNVATEDVVYMLEGMGIRTGVDMERLLAATNEMSGLLGKPPVSRVASALNAKKKRAAS, encoded by the coding sequence ATGAGCGATCCCGTCCGCATCATCGAAATGGGGCCGCGTGACGGCCTCCAGAACGAGAAGACGCCGGTCAGCGTCGAGGCCCGCATCGCCTTCATCGAGGCGCTGGTTGCGGCCGGCCTCGATACGGTCGAGGTCGGCGCGTTCGTCTCGCCCAAGGCGATCCCGCAGATGGCGAGCTCCGATGCCGTGCTGCGCGGCGTCGCCCACGTCAAGGGCGCCGAATTCCACGTGCTGGTGCCGAACGAGAAGGGCTATGACGCCGCCCGCGCTGCCGGCGCCAAGGTCGTCTCCGTATTCGCGGCAGCGTCCGAAGGCTTTTCGCGCGCCAACATCAACTGCACGGTCGCGGAGTCCATCGAGCGCTTCAAGCCGGTACTGGCGCGCGCCAAGGCCGATGGTGTGCCCGTGCGCGGCTATATCTCCTGCGTGCTCGGCTGTCCGTTCGACGGCGAGATCAAGCCGAAGGCGGTCGCCGATCTCGCCAAGGCGCTGTGGGACCTCGGCTGCTACGAGATCTCGCTCGGCGACACCATCGGCGTTGGCACGCCCGCCAAGGCGAAAGAGATGCTGCGCGCGGTCAGCGCCAACATCCCGCCCGCGAAACTCGCGATGCATTTTCACGACACCTACGGTCAGGCGCTCGCCAATCTCTACGCCGGTCTGGAGGAGGGCGTCCGCGTCATCGACGCCGCCGCCGGCGGCCTCGGCGGCTGTCCCTATGCGCCGGGCGCGACCGGCAATGTCGCGACCGAGGATGTCGTCTACATGCTCGAAGGCATGGGCATCAGGACGGGTGTCGACATGGAGAGGCTGCTCGCGGCCACCAATGAGATGAGCGGCTTGCTGGGCAAGCCGCCGGTCAGCCGCGTGGCGTCCGCGCTGAACGCGAAGAAGAAGCGGGCGGCGTCGTAA
- a CDS encoding dihydrodipicolinate synthase family protein, with product MSRRVSWEGVFPAVTTQFHDDLSLDIDATAKVMDGLIRDGVSGLIVCGSVGENTSLERKEKVAIMETAKSVAAGRVPVLCGIAEFTTAFAVETAKEAARVGIDGVMVMPALVYSSKPHETAAHFRAVASATDLPVMLYNNPPIYKNDVTPDILASLADVETVVCFKDSSGDTRRFIDTRNMVGDRFVLFAGLDDVIVESVAMGAVGWVSGMSNAFPREGETLFRLARAGRLAEAMPLYEWFMPLLHLDARPDLVQCIKLCEHIMGRGTALTRPPRLALLPQEKAEVEAMMVRALKNRPRLPDVGLKAA from the coding sequence ATGAGCCGCCGCGTTTCCTGGGAAGGCGTCTTCCCGGCCGTCACCACGCAATTCCACGACGATCTCTCGCTCGATATCGATGCGACCGCCAAGGTGATGGACGGACTGATCCGCGACGGCGTCTCCGGCCTGATCGTCTGCGGCTCGGTCGGCGAGAATACCTCGCTGGAGCGCAAGGAGAAGGTTGCGATCATGGAGACGGCGAAGTCCGTCGCCGCCGGCCGCGTGCCCGTGCTGTGCGGCATCGCCGAATTCACCACGGCGTTCGCGGTCGAGACCGCCAAGGAAGCCGCGCGTGTCGGCATCGACGGCGTGATGGTGATGCCGGCGCTGGTCTACTCGTCCAAGCCGCATGAGACCGCCGCGCATTTCCGGGCCGTCGCCAGCGCCACCGACCTGCCGGTGATGCTCTACAACAACCCGCCGATCTACAAGAACGACGTCACCCCCGATATCCTGGCCTCGCTTGCCGACGTCGAGACCGTGGTCTGCTTCAAGGATTCCTCGGGTGACACGCGCCGTTTCATCGACACCAGGAACATGGTCGGCGACCGCTTCGTGCTGTTCGCAGGCCTCGACGACGTCATCGTCGAGAGCGTCGCCATGGGCGCCGTCGGCTGGGTCTCCGGCATGTCGAACGCCTTCCCGCGCGAGGGCGAGACGCTGTTCCGCCTCGCCAGGGCCGGCCGCTTGGCCGAGGCCATGCCGCTCTACGAATGGTTCATGCCACTCTTGCACCTCGATGCCCGCCCCGACCTCGTCCAGTGCATCAAGCTGTGCGAGCACATCATGGGCCGCGGCACCGCCCTGACCCGCCCGCCGCGCCTGGCACTGCTGCCGCAAGAGAAGGCCGAGGTCGAGGCCATGATGGTCAGGGCGCTCAAGAACCGGCCGCGCCTGCCGGATGTCGGGCTGAAGGCGGCTTAG
- a CDS encoding TRAP transporter substrate-binding protein codes for MPLSRRRFLAASAAASVFAPSLALAQAKEFRLGLITPNGHSWNKAALKFGDELKAATNGRLTVTVFHSGQLGNEPAMMQQLQSGALDMGFIQAAELGSRVPHIAAINAPYIVRSTPAVAKFVRHPAAVKLFEVLPQETGTIGLGWGITGMRAVFSSKDLNSLADIKGMKLRINPTPVYRDFYSSLGAAPTPIPTPQVFDAMANGQVDGLEADLEFSWNQRFDKVSKVILQMNAVFMPMAAVVSGRVWQTLSAADRELIAKTIKTTLDAQIDELAGNEPALIENFKNAPIPIRQVPAGDTEAVIAEFDKIWLPKAPVLAELRKVGATL; via the coding sequence ATGCCGCTTTCACGCCGCCGCTTTCTCGCCGCCAGTGCCGCCGCATCGGTGTTCGCGCCCTCGCTGGCGCTCGCCCAGGCCAAGGAATTCCGCCTCGGCCTGATCACGCCCAACGGCCATTCCTGGAACAAAGCCGCGCTCAAGTTCGGCGACGAGCTGAAGGCCGCCACCAATGGCCGCCTGACCGTGACCGTGTTCCACTCCGGCCAGCTCGGCAACGAGCCGGCGATGATGCAGCAATTGCAGTCCGGCGCGCTCGACATGGGCTTCATCCAGGCCGCCGAGCTCGGCTCGCGCGTGCCGCACATCGCCGCGATCAACGCGCCCTACATCGTCCGCTCGACGCCGGCGGTGGCGAAATTCGTGCGGCATCCGGCGGCCGTCAAACTGTTCGAGGTGTTGCCGCAGGAGACCGGCACGATCGGCCTCGGCTGGGGCATCACCGGCATGCGCGCGGTGTTCTCGTCCAAGGACCTCAATTCGCTCGCCGATATCAAGGGCATGAAGCTGCGCATCAACCCGACCCCGGTCTACCGCGACTTCTATTCCTCGCTCGGCGCAGCCCCGACGCCGATCCCCACCCCGCAGGTGTTCGACGCCATGGCCAACGGCCAGGTCGACGGCCTCGAGGCCGACCTCGAATTCTCCTGGAACCAGCGCTTCGACAAGGTGTCGAAGGTGATCCTGCAGATGAATGCCGTCTTCATGCCGATGGCGGCGGTGGTCTCCGGCCGGGTCTGGCAGACGCTCTCCGCCGCCGACCGCGAGCTGATCGCCAAGACGATCAAGACGACGCTGGATGCGCAGATCGATGAGCTCGCCGGCAACGAGCCGGCGCTGATCGAGAACTTCAAGAACGCGCCGATCCCGATCCGCCAAGTCCCGGCCGGCGACACCGAGGCTGTCATCGCCGAGTTCGACAAGATCTGGCTGCCCAAGGCACCCGTTCTCGCCGAGCTGCGCAAGGTCGGCGCCACGCTCTGA
- a CDS encoding TRAP transporter large permease — MVTSAAFVAIMLVGVPIGLCLCLAGLVYIAASGNPVLFQSYPLQLFGGVDSYGLIAIPLFILIGEIMNGGGITRRIVDMAMAFVGSLKGGLAYVNILANMFISSILGSATAQVAIMAQIMVPEMEKKGYDKTFAAGLTAYGGMLGPIIPPSVMFVVYSVLAQVSVSDMLIAGIVPGVILTVMFCLVIALMGYMYNYPRADYQTPRQRLMTILRTSPTLLIPIVIVGTILTGLANATESAAVGAVAAALVGKYWTKEFEFSQLPQMMLRSGIYSAIVLFLVAAAAVFSWVLIFGKVPQETAGWIQSAAKDPISFMLICNVILLIIGTVIDGIPGLIMTVPILLPVATDVYHIDPRHFGVVVVINLVLGLLSPPVGLCFFVAAAVTGAKPGKMFMVTLPFFVISCVLLVLLSLYPSLSLILVK; from the coding sequence ATGGTCACTTCCGCCGCCTTTGTCGCGATCATGCTGGTCGGCGTGCCGATCGGGCTCTGCCTGTGCCTTGCCGGCCTCGTCTATATCGCGGCGTCAGGCAATCCCGTGCTGTTTCAGTCCTATCCGCTCCAGCTGTTCGGCGGCGTCGACAGCTACGGCCTGATCGCCATCCCGCTCTTCATCCTGATCGGCGAGATCATGAACGGCGGCGGCATCACGCGGCGCATCGTCGACATGGCGATGGCATTCGTCGGCTCGCTCAAGGGCGGGCTCGCCTACGTCAACATCCTCGCCAACATGTTCATCTCCTCCATCCTGGGATCGGCGACCGCGCAGGTGGCGATCATGGCCCAGATCATGGTGCCGGAGATGGAGAAGAAGGGCTACGACAAGACATTTGCAGCGGGCCTCACCGCCTATGGCGGCATGCTCGGCCCGATCATTCCGCCCTCGGTGATGTTCGTCGTCTACAGCGTGCTGGCGCAGGTCTCCGTCAGCGACATGCTGATCGCCGGCATCGTGCCGGGCGTCATCCTCACCGTGATGTTCTGCCTCGTCATCGCGCTGATGGGCTACATGTACAACTATCCCCGCGCCGACTATCAGACGCCGCGCCAGCGCCTGATGACGATCCTGCGGACCTCGCCAACACTGCTGATCCCGATCGTCATCGTCGGCACGATTTTGACCGGTCTTGCCAACGCTACGGAATCCGCCGCCGTCGGCGCCGTCGCCGCGGCGCTCGTCGGCAAGTACTGGACCAAGGAATTCGAGTTCTCGCAGCTGCCGCAGATGATGCTGCGCAGTGGCATCTATTCGGCGATCGTGCTGTTCCTGGTCGCCGCCGCTGCCGTGTTCTCCTGGGTCCTGATCTTCGGCAAGGTGCCGCAGGAAACCGCTGGTTGGATCCAATCCGCCGCCAAGGACCCGATCAGCTTCATGCTGATCTGCAACGTCATCCTGCTGATCATCGGCACTGTCATCGACGGCATTCCCGGCCTGATCATGACGGTGCCGATCCTGCTGCCGGTCGCAACCGACGTCTACCACATCGATCCCCGGCATTTCGGTGTGGTGGTCGTGATCAACCTCGTGCTGGGCCTTTTGTCGCCGCCGGTCGGGCTCTGCTTCTTCGTCGCGGCCGCCGTCACCGGCGCCAAGCCCGGCAAGATGTTCATGGTGACGCTGCCGTTCTTCGTCATCTCCTGCGTCCTCCTCGTGCTGCTCTCGCTCTACCCCTCGCTCTCGCTGATCCTCGTCAAATAG
- a CDS encoding TRAP transporter small permease, translated as MIEQTMPATRALSVRRTIVRMSSALLAFERLALMGLMYLLTGLILVNVITRYARFPIYWIDESAVYCVVWLTFVGASAMTRLRLDFAVTMLTERLSPQHQKIAKVISTGLVVVFGIALSITCVLWMDPVGLARAGFDGRKLAAETFNFLYTEHTQTLNWPTWVLYLTLPILAVSMTVHGLANLLEDLELVPRTPPKGFQLSELDGVN; from the coding sequence ATGATCGAGCAGACGATGCCGGCCACGCGCGCGCTCAGCGTCCGACGTACGATCGTCCGGATGTCGAGCGCCCTGCTCGCCTTCGAGCGTCTGGCGCTGATGGGGCTGATGTACCTGCTCACCGGTCTGATCCTGGTGAACGTCATCACCCGCTACGCGCGGTTCCCGATTTACTGGATCGATGAATCCGCTGTTTATTGCGTAGTCTGGCTGACCTTCGTCGGGGCCTCCGCGATGACGCGGCTGCGGCTCGACTTCGCGGTGACGATGCTGACGGAGCGGCTTTCGCCGCAGCACCAGAAGATCGCCAAGGTGATCTCGACCGGCCTCGTCGTCGTGTTCGGCATCGCCTTGAGCATCACCTGCGTGCTCTGGATGGACCCGGTCGGGCTCGCGCGCGCTGGATTCGACGGGCGCAAGCTCGCGGCCGAAACCTTCAACTTCCTCTACACCGAGCACACCCAGACGCTGAACTGGCCGACCTGGGTGCTCTATCTGACGCTGCCGATCCTCGCGGTCTCGATGACCGTGCACGGCCTCGCCAACCTTCTGGAAGATCTCGAGCTGGTGCCGCGCACGCCGCCGAAAGGCTTCCAGCTCTCCGAGCTCGACGGGGTCAACTGA
- a CDS encoding GntR family transcriptional regulator — protein MKQPLKHRTLSAAIVDQLRQAILDGTYPAGSQLRQDALGEAYGVSRIPVREALFQLEAEGLVRIVPQKGAIVSELSLDEINDVFDLRCILEPRLLAQSAPRFSAEDFEGLDDIHKQFEKAIKARNVSEWGQLNADFHMALYVHAPQPRTRAIVLSLLQTSDRYTRLQLSNTKAMGTAEKEHAHLIALCRAQKVEEACRFLERHIEAVRKDLLQVVAHAPKSRRKEKS, from the coding sequence ATGAAACAGCCTCTGAAGCATCGCACCCTGTCGGCTGCGATCGTCGACCAGCTCAGGCAGGCGATCCTCGACGGCACCTATCCGGCCGGATCGCAGCTGCGGCAGGATGCGCTTGGCGAGGCCTATGGCGTCAGCCGCATCCCCGTGCGCGAGGCGCTGTTCCAGCTCGAGGCGGAAGGGCTGGTGCGCATCGTGCCGCAGAAGGGCGCGATCGTCTCGGAGCTGTCACTGGACGAGATCAACGACGTGTTCGATCTGCGCTGCATCCTGGAGCCGCGGTTGCTGGCGCAGTCGGCGCCGCGTTTCAGCGCGGAGGATTTCGAGGGCCTCGACGACATCCACAAGCAGTTCGAGAAGGCGATCAAGGCGCGCAATGTCAGCGAATGGGGTCAGCTCAACGCCGATTTCCACATGGCGCTCTACGTTCACGCTCCGCAGCCGCGCACCCGCGCGATCGTGCTGTCGCTGCTCCAGACCAGCGACCGCTACACGCGGCTGCAACTCTCCAACACCAAGGCAATGGGCACGGCAGAAAAGGAGCACGCTCATCTGATCGCGCTGTGCCGCGCGCAGAAGGTCGAGGAGGCGTGCCGCTTCCTGGAGCGGCACATCGAGGCCGTGCGCAAGGATCTGTTGCAGGTGGTGGCGCACGCACCGAAGTCGCGGCGGAAGGAAAAATCGTAG
- a CDS encoding TRAP transporter large permease, which produces MSVFGIGVAYGIATLLVMFSGMPIAFALGAVAVVFMGIYMPAASLDTVTQNVYEEMASITLLSIPLFILKGAAIGKSRAGQDLYSALHAWLHRVPGGLGVANVFACALFAAMAGSSPATCSAIGSAGIPEMRKRGYSGGFAAGIIAAGGTLGILLPPSITMILFAVAAEKSLGRLFLAGIGPGLLLVSLFGAYAVIRFRQEYAAAAAIYEKGGPEAPILQRDEYTLAERFSVLPRVIPFVLLLTGVMIALYGGFATPSETAGLGGLLALALIAAIYSVWRPGDLAPIMRSTIRESTMLMMIIGMSLLYSYVMSYLHISQSVAESIVAMHLPRWELLFAILVMVVVLGFFLPPVSIILMTAPIILPPLRAANFDIIWFGVVMTIVMEMGLIHPPVGLNIFVIRNVAPDIPLSEVIWGTLPFVLLMMLAVLLLCFVPEISTWLPDLVMGPDGSR; this is translated from the coding sequence ATGAGCGTTTTCGGTATCGGTGTTGCCTACGGGATAGCAACGCTGCTCGTGATGTTTTCAGGCATGCCCATCGCGTTCGCCCTCGGCGCGGTCGCGGTCGTGTTCATGGGCATCTACATGCCCGCCGCCTCGCTCGATACGGTGACGCAGAACGTCTACGAGGAAATGGCCTCGATCACGCTCTTGTCGATCCCGCTGTTCATCCTGAAGGGCGCGGCGATCGGCAAGTCGCGCGCGGGCCAGGACCTCTATTCGGCGCTGCATGCCTGGCTGCACCGCGTGCCCGGCGGCCTCGGTGTCGCCAACGTGTTCGCCTGCGCCCTGTTCGCGGCAATGGCGGGCTCGAGCCCAGCGACCTGCTCGGCGATCGGTTCGGCCGGCATCCCGGAGATGCGCAAGCGCGGCTATTCCGGCGGTTTTGCCGCCGGCATCATCGCCGCCGGCGGCACGCTCGGCATCCTGCTGCCGCCGTCGATCACCATGATCCTGTTCGCGGTCGCGGCCGAGAAGTCGCTCGGGCGGCTGTTCCTCGCCGGCATCGGTCCGGGTCTGCTGCTGGTCTCCCTGTTCGGCGCCTACGCCGTGATCCGTTTCCGTCAGGAATATGCCGCCGCCGCGGCGATCTACGAGAAAGGCGGCCCGGAAGCTCCGATCCTGCAGCGCGACGAGTACACGCTCGCCGAACGCTTCAGCGTGCTGCCGCGCGTGATCCCGTTCGTGCTGCTGCTGACCGGCGTCATGATCGCGCTCTATGGCGGCTTCGCCACGCCGTCGGAGACGGCAGGCCTCGGCGGCCTGCTGGCACTGGCGCTGATCGCGGCGATCTACAGCGTCTGGCGGCCGGGCGACCTCGCCCCGATCATGAGATCGACGATCCGGGAATCGACCATGCTGATGATGATCATCGGCATGTCGCTGCTCTATTCCTACGTGATGAGCTATCTGCACATCTCGCAATCGGTCGCCGAATCCATCGTCGCGATGCACCTGCCGCGCTGGGAGCTGCTGTTCGCGATCCTCGTCATGGTCGTCGTGCTCGGCTTCTTCCTGCCGCCGGTCTCGATCATCCTGATGACAGCGCCGATCATCCTGCCGCCGCTCCGCGCTGCGAACTTCGACATCATCTGGTTCGGCGTCGTCATGACCATCGTGATGGAGATGGGGCTGATCCATCCGCCGGTCGGGCTCAACATCTTCGTCATCCGCAACGTCGCGCCCGACATCCCCTTGAGCGAGGTGATCTGGGGCACCCTGCCCTTCGTGCTCTTGATGATGCTCGCGGTGCTGCTGCTGTGCTTCGTGCCGGAGATCTCGACCTGGCTGCCGGATCTCGTGATGGGGCCGGACGGGAGCAGGTAG
- a CDS encoding TRAP transporter small permease, with translation MSHGPLPDRDDQATPAAGTGPAAAIDRGLAILNSIIVVLAAIALVAACAILSYSVLSRALFKAANYWQDEAAVFLLVGATFMTAAYVQQNRGHIGIEAFVGLLSPLANRIRLWLVDAATFLFCAFFTWKSWTLAHEAYVDGQVSNSMWSPPLAIPYSLMALGMSLLCVQILVQLALPFAGARRS, from the coding sequence ATGAGCCACGGTCCGCTTCCGGATCGTGATGACCAGGCGACCCCTGCCGCAGGGACTGGCCCTGCGGCGGCGATTGATCGCGGTCTCGCCATCCTCAACAGCATCATCGTCGTGCTCGCCGCGATCGCGCTGGTCGCCGCCTGCGCCATCCTGAGCTACAGCGTGCTCAGCCGCGCGCTGTTCAAGGCCGCCAATTACTGGCAGGACGAGGCCGCAGTCTTCCTGCTGGTCGGCGCGACCTTCATGACGGCAGCCTATGTGCAGCAGAACCGCGGCCATATCGGCATCGAGGCCTTTGTCGGCCTGCTGTCGCCGCTCGCCAACAGGATCCGTCTTTGGCTGGTCGATGCCGCGACGTTCCTGTTCTGCGCCTTCTTCACCTGGAAATCCTGGACGCTGGCGCATGAAGCCTATGTCGACGGCCAGGTCTCGAACTCGATGTGGTCGCCGCCGCTCGCCATTCCCTATTCGTTGATGGCGCTCGGCATGAGCCTGCTCTGCGTCCAGATCCTCGTGCAGCTTGCGCTGCCTTTCGCGGGAGCGAGGCGTTCATGA
- the dctP gene encoding TRAP transporter substrate-binding protein DctP, with the protein MFTRRHLLATAVAAPAILRFGTGTAHAATTLKISHQFPGGTVDKGDFRDRLCRMFAAEVSKRSKGDIAAEIYPNSSLIKTNAQFSAMRKGALDISLYPMPYAGGELPETNIGLMPGLVTTYDQGMRWKKEPVGKALTDFLADKGIILLTWVWQAGGVASRSKPIVAPEDAKGMKVRGGSREMDMVLQTAGASVLSVPSNEIYAAMQTGACDAGITSSTSLISFRLEEVAKSLTSGAGASYWFMLEPLMMSKAIFDKLPKNHQDVLLAVGSELETFGRKGAQDDDVEVAKVYEKAGAKVSALDAATVGKWRDIARDTAWKDYGAKTATAAKLLKLASDVSA; encoded by the coding sequence ATGTTCACGCGTCGTCACCTGCTCGCGACTGCCGTCGCAGCACCCGCCATTCTCCGCTTCGGCACCGGCACCGCGCATGCCGCGACCACGCTGAAGATCTCGCACCAATTCCCGGGCGGCACCGTCGACAAGGGCGATTTCCGCGACCGGCTCTGCCGCATGTTCGCCGCCGAGGTCAGCAAGCGCAGCAAGGGCGACATCGCCGCCGAGATCTATCCGAACTCCTCGCTGATCAAGACCAACGCGCAGTTCTCCGCGATGCGCAAGGGCGCGCTCGACATCAGCCTCTATCCGATGCCCTATGCCGGCGGCGAGCTGCCGGAGACCAATATCGGCCTGATGCCGGGCCTTGTGACCACCTACGACCAGGGCATGCGCTGGAAGAAGGAGCCGGTCGGCAAGGCGCTGACCGATTTTCTTGCCGACAAGGGCATCATCCTGCTCACCTGGGTCTGGCAGGCCGGCGGCGTCGCCAGCCGCTCCAAGCCGATCGTCGCCCCTGAAGACGCCAAGGGCATGAAGGTGCGCGGCGGCTCGCGCGAGATGGACATGGTGCTCCAGACCGCGGGCGCTTCGGTGCTGTCGGTGCCCTCCAACGAAATCTACGCGGCGATGCAGACCGGCGCCTGCGATGCCGGCATCACCTCCTCGACCAGCCTGATCTCGTTCCGTCTCGAGGAAGTCGCGAAGTCGCTGACCTCGGGCGCGGGCGCCTCTTACTGGTTCATGCTCGAGCCGCTGATGATGTCGAAGGCGATCTTCGACAAGCTGCCGAAGAACCATCAGGACGTCCTGCTCGCGGTCGGCTCCGAGCTCGAAACCTTCGGCCGCAAGGGCGCGCAGGACGATGACGTCGAGGTCGCCAAGGTCTACGAGAAGGCTGGCGCCAAGGTCTCGGCGCTCGACGCCGCGACCGTCGGCAAGTGGCGCGACATCGCCCGCGACACCGCGTGGAAGGATTACGGCGCCAAGACCGCGACGGCGGCGAAACTCTTGAAGCTCGCCTCCGACGTCTCGGCATGA
- a CDS encoding pentapeptide MXKDX repeat protein, with protein sequence MTIRTRIALGISAAALSLGLALSPAAFAQDKMGKDDGMMKKDTMSKDGMKKDTMSKDDGMKKDHMSKDGMKKDDGMMKKN encoded by the coding sequence ATGACCATTCGCACCCGCATCGCGCTCGGCATCTCGGCTGCCGCTCTCTCGCTCGGCCTTGCGCTGTCGCCGGCCGCCTTTGCCCAGGACAAAATGGGCAAGGACGACGGCATGATGAAGAAGGACACGATGTCCAAGGACGGCATGAAGAAGGATACCATGTCCAAGGACGACGGCATGAAGAAGGACCACATGTCCAAGGACGGGATGAAGAAAGACGACGGGATGATGAAGAAGAACTGA